GATGCTAATGATAACGTACCAGTGTTTAGCCAGGCCGTTTATAAAGCCAGTCTGCATGAAAACTCTCCTCTGGATACATTGGTGATCACAGTGAGCGCTACTGATGCAGATGAAGGTTTCAATAGCGAAGTTATCTATGGATTTGATCATGTTTCAGATGAAAACCAAGTTTTCTCTCTAAACCCTAAAACAGGAGAAGTTAGAGTGGCTGGATCTATTGATTATGAAAAAGAATCCTCATATGAATTGCAGATTAGCGCCAAAGATGGTCTGGGATTGGCCTCATATGCATCGTTGATTATTGAGATTACTGATATAAATGACAACGCCCCAGTTATAAACCTAAAATCACTGACTAACCCCATATCTGAGAACGTGTCACCTGGTACAGAGGTGGGCATCATTAACGTGCAGGATAGAGACTCTGAGAATAACAGACAGGTCCGCTGCTCCATTCAGCAAAACGTCCCTTTTAAGTTGGTTCCTTCTATTAAAAACTATTATTCTCTGGTGACCACAGGACAACTGGACCGTGAACTAGTGTCTGATTACAACATTACAATCAGTGCCACTGACGAGGGCTCTccacctctgtcctcctctaaaACTGTTCAGTTATCTGTAGCAGACATCAACGACAACCCACCTGTGTTTGAGGAACAGTCCTACAGCgcatatgtgagtgaaaataacaaacctGGCTCCACTTTATGTTCCGTTACTGCTCGAGACCCCGACTGGAGACAAAACGGTACAGTGATTTATTCTCTGTTAGCTGGTGAGGTGAACGGTGCCCCGGTGTCCTCCTATCTATCTGTTAACGGAGACACGGGGGTGATCCACGCTGTGAGGTCGTTTGATTATGAACAGTTCAGGAGTTTTAAAGTCCACGTGATGGCCAGAGACAACGGTTCTCCTCCGCTCAGCAGCAACGTGACCGTCAGTGTCTTCATATCGGATGTGAATGACAACTCTCCTCAGATACTGTACCCCGCCCCGGAGGGCAACTCCTTCATGACCGAGCTGGTCCCCAAAGCTGCACACGGAGGCTCTCTGGTGTCCAAAGTGATAGCGGTGGACGCAGACTCCGGACAGAACGCCTGGCTGTCCTATCATATAGTGAAATCCACTGATCCGGGACTTTTCACCATCGGTCTCCACAGCGGAGAGATCAGGACACAGCGGGACATTTCTGAGTCTGACAGCATGAAACAGAACCTTATTGTGGCAGTGAAAGATAACGGacagccctctctctctgccacctgCTCCATGTATTTACTGATTTCTGATAACTTGGCTGAGGTGCCAGAACTGAAGGATATTTCTTATGATGAGAAGAACTCCAAGCTGACCTCTTATCTGATCATCGCTCTGGTGTCTGTGTCCACCTTTTTTctgaccttcatcatcatcatcctgggTGTGAGGTTTTGTCGCAGGAGAAAGCCCAGACTGTTGTTTGATGGAGCAGTTGCCATCCCCAGCGCTTATCTCCCTCCTAATTACGCAGATGTTGACGGAACAGGAACTTTACGCAGCGCTTACAACTATGACGCCTACCTGACAACAGGTTCTAGAACCAGTGACTTTAAGTTCGTCAGTTCTTACAATGACAACACACTGCCTGCTGACCAGACTCTGAGGAAAAGTCCAACAGACTTTGCTGAGGCATTTGGGGATTGTGAAAGTTCTCCTGAGGTAGGCACATGTTACATATATTCTGTCCCAGATGTGTAAAACATCTTCAATATTCAATCATTTTATACATGCATCcagacaagcacacacacagccaacttgtgtctttttgttcATGTGGTTGCCCTCACTCTCTCACTTTTTTCAACCAGGGGTATATATTTGATTGTCTTGGCTGGTTTCTCTGTCCTTGGTGCTGAACAGTGATTTACTGATGCATCTTGGGCCCCTTGACATCTATTCTGTTGTAGCTTTTTTGTCTTGCtgagttttatttctttagATTGCctctgatatatatttttttgataaTATAGGTTATCATAATAATaggttttctttatttacatattGTCAATTTTAATAAGTGGCTGCTCCGATTGGGGTTCATTTTAAGTCACTTGAGATGAAAA
This DNA window, taken from Sebastes umbrosus isolate fSebUmb1 chromosome 9, fSebUmb1.pri, whole genome shotgun sequence, encodes the following:
- the LOC119494892 gene encoding protocadherin beta-15-like, whose protein sequence is MGCSKISLLCGLAFVFLVLHPVYGDVSYSIPEEMKRGSVIGNIAKDLGLDLGRLSARKARIDTEDNSVQYCGVNLNTGELIIQERIDREGLCAKKPSCVLKQELVLENPLELHRISIRVQDINDNSPQFKEESLNFEIRESADKGASFLLDEAHDGDIGENAVQSYSLQQNDHFKLNVKTKGVGRKYGELVLDKELDREDKKEIMLLLTAFDGGSPQRSGTVVIHVTVLDANDNVPVFSQAVYKASLHENSPLDTLVITVSATDADEGFNSEVIYGFDHVSDENQVFSLNPKTGEVRVAGSIDYEKESSYELQISAKDGLGLASYASLIIEITDINDNAPVINLKSLTNPISENVSPGTEVGIINVQDRDSENNRQVRCSIQQNVPFKLVPSIKNYYSLVTTGQLDRELVSDYNITISATDEGSPPLSSSKTVQLSVADINDNPPVFEEQSYSAYVSENNKPGSTLCSVTARDPDWRQNGTVIYSLLAGEVNGAPVSSYLSVNGDTGVIHAVRSFDYEQFRSFKVHVMARDNGSPPLSSNVTVSVFISDVNDNSPQILYPAPEGNSFMTELVPKAAHGGSLVSKVIAVDADSGQNAWLSYHIVKSTDPGLFTIGLHSGEIRTQRDISESDSMKQNLIVAVKDNGQPSLSATCSMYLLISDNLAEVPELKDISYDEKNSKLTSYLIIALVSVSTFFLTFIIIILGVRFCRRRKPRLLFDGAVAIPSAYLPPNYADVDGTGTLRSAYNYDAYLTTGSRTSDFKFVSSYNDNTLPADQTLRKSPTDFAEAFGDCESSPEVGTCYIYSVPDV